A single region of the Kineosporiaceae bacterium SCSIO 59966 genome encodes:
- the pilM gene encoding type IV pilus assembly protein PilM has product MAARTAIGLDIGTSGVRAAELSFGKHGVTLEKFGQVAVHEGAVRDGEVIDGPAVTHAIKQLWQATRFSHKQVVLGVANQRVIVRQIDLPWMPASDLRKALPFQVQDFLPMPAEQAVLDFHPLETTTDTSGGRTQRGLLVAASRETVLANVHAAEKAGLKVSMVDLTSFAVLRAIGKRTDLDVQTEALVDVGARVTNIVVHSGGVPQFVRILLMGGQDITDAVAERLGVPQLEAEGLKQELGLYGSGTELTNAARAVESTASTFVDEIRGSLDYYRASNPDYPVERVVVSGGGSLLRGLVDRISTATRLPVQGGNPLGTMRIGKTGLDEQQLAVVQPLAAVPVGLALGAHR; this is encoded by the coding sequence GTGGCAGCACGCACCGCCATCGGTCTCGACATCGGGACCTCGGGCGTCCGCGCCGCCGAGCTGTCGTTCGGCAAGCACGGCGTCACGCTCGAGAAGTTCGGCCAGGTCGCGGTGCACGAGGGCGCCGTCCGCGACGGCGAGGTGATCGACGGCCCCGCCGTCACCCACGCCATCAAGCAGCTGTGGCAGGCCACCCGGTTCAGCCACAAGCAGGTCGTCCTCGGCGTCGCCAACCAGCGGGTCATCGTCCGCCAGATCGACCTGCCCTGGATGCCCGCGTCCGACCTGCGCAAGGCCCTGCCGTTCCAGGTCCAGGACTTCCTCCCGATGCCGGCCGAGCAGGCCGTCCTCGACTTCCACCCGCTGGAGACCACCACCGACACCAGCGGCGGGCGCACCCAGCGCGGGCTGCTCGTCGCCGCCTCCCGCGAGACCGTGCTCGCCAACGTGCACGCCGCGGAGAAGGCCGGTCTCAAGGTGTCGATGGTCGACCTCACCTCGTTCGCCGTCCTGCGCGCCATCGGCAAGCGGACCGACCTCGACGTCCAGACCGAGGCCCTCGTCGACGTCGGCGCCCGGGTGACGAACATCGTCGTCCACTCCGGCGGCGTCCCCCAGTTCGTGCGCATCCTCCTCATGGGCGGGCAGGACATCACCGACGCCGTCGCCGAGCGGCTCGGCGTCCCCCAGCTCGAGGCCGAGGGCCTCAAGCAGGAACTCGGCCTGTACGGCTCCGGCACCGAGCTCACCAACGCCGCCCGCGCCGTGGAGAGCACCGCCTCGACGTTCGTCGACGAGATCCGCGGCTCCCTGGACTACTACCGCGCCTCCAACCCCGACTACCCCGTCGAACGGGTCGTTGTCTCCGGCGGCGGGTCCCTGCTGCGCGGCCTCGTCGACCGGATCTCCACCGCCACCCGGCTGCCGGTCCAGGGCGGCAACCCCCTCGGCACGATGCGGATCGGCAAGACCGGCCTCGACGAGCAGCAGCTCGCCGTCGTCCAGCCCCTGGCCGCCGTGCCGGTGGGCCTCGCCCTGGGAGCCCACCGATGA
- a CDS encoding PilN domain-containing protein: MTAPSNDETTQVLAPLTETSYTVPRVNLLPPEILENRRFARTRRLLALAVVGTVAAVGGLYYLAVERADTAAAGLAVVQAETTRLKAEEAKYAEVPRVIAQVDAAEAARDQALSTNVAWYRYLNDLALTYPETVWLDTMTASVAASTDGTAPVPVAGTNPLATPGIGTVTFTGKALEHSDVASWLDVLAGTEGFADAYFSNSTRSQIDGTDVVTFSSQVVVTGDALWDRYESEAR, from the coding sequence ATGACCGCGCCCAGCAACGACGAGACCACCCAGGTCCTCGCCCCGCTGACCGAGACGAGTTACACCGTCCCGCGGGTCAACCTGCTCCCGCCGGAGATCCTCGAGAACCGGCGCTTCGCCCGCACCCGGCGGCTGCTCGCCCTCGCCGTCGTCGGCACGGTCGCCGCCGTCGGCGGCCTGTACTACCTCGCCGTCGAGCGCGCCGACACCGCCGCCGCCGGCCTCGCCGTCGTCCAGGCCGAGACCACCCGGCTCAAGGCCGAGGAGGCCAAGTACGCCGAGGTGCCCCGGGTCATCGCCCAGGTCGACGCCGCCGAGGCCGCCCGCGACCAGGCGCTGTCGACGAACGTCGCCTGGTACCGCTACCTCAACGACCTCGCCCTGACCTACCCCGAGACCGTCTGGCTGGACACGATGACCGCCTCGGTCGCGGCGTCCACCGACGGAACCGCGCCCGTCCCGGTCGCCGGCACCAACCCGCTGGCCACCCCGGGCATCGGGACCGTCACCTTCACCGGCAAGGCCCTCGAGCACTCGGACGTCGCCAGCTGGCTGGACGTGCTCGCCGGCACCGAAGGCTTCGCCGACGCCTACTTCAGTAACTCGACCCGGTCGCAAATCGACGGCACCGACGTCGTGACTTTCTCCTCCCAGGTGGTCGTCACCGGCGACGCGCTGTGGGACCGGTACGAGAGCGAGGCCCGCTGA
- a CDS encoding LPXTG cell wall anchor domain-containing protein encodes MTTRIVSKAALLRTAVLLVTALALVLWAAMPALANGNGNGRDGAPGQEKKAAEVSAPPGSGKSGGVGKPAAAEKAAAAKKPAAAGNPENSGKSVTASTSESAGKSAKPVTSQKTAKSNKSPKSDKSSTSGKSASQGGKSKVVSGESGKPQPKSNADRNKGGANNGGDCGAYCSTRDGTLSGNGQGKNGIEAGSKGRADNKNPKGQRPNAASDGNNGYECDGNNGIAKGNPAHSGCTASDDNPPGENPPGENPPGENPPGENPPGENPPGENPPGENPPGENPPGENPPGENPPGENPPGENPPGENPPGENPPGENPPGENPPGENPPGENPPGENPPGENPPGDNPDESVDVLPVVIEGPSTPPGSAVPPTETESGTSDQNDDVAVLGTKFPATAAWAGLDGPLPFTGASGVQALLAAGLLLILTGGTFLAVRRRRTA; translated from the coding sequence ATGACGACACGGATAGTGAGCAAGGCGGCGCTGCTGCGCACAGCCGTGCTGCTCGTGACCGCGCTGGCGCTCGTGCTCTGGGCCGCGATGCCCGCGCTCGCGAACGGCAACGGCAACGGCAGGGACGGCGCGCCGGGGCAGGAGAAGAAGGCCGCCGAGGTGAGCGCGCCTCCAGGTAGTGGCAAGTCCGGTGGGGTGGGTAAGCCGGCTGCGGCGGAGAAGGCCGCTGCCGCCAAGAAGCCGGCTGCGGCCGGGAACCCCGAGAACTCGGGGAAGTCGGTCACCGCCAGCACGTCGGAGTCGGCGGGGAAGTCCGCGAAGCCCGTGACGTCGCAGAAGACGGCGAAGTCCAACAAGTCTCCGAAGTCAGACAAGTCCTCGACGTCAGGCAAGTCAGCGAGCCAGGGCGGCAAGTCGAAGGTCGTCTCCGGCGAGAGCGGCAAGCCACAGCCGAAGTCGAACGCCGACAGGAACAAGGGCGGCGCCAACAACGGCGGTGACTGCGGCGCCTACTGCTCGACGCGGGACGGCACACTGTCTGGCAACGGCCAGGGCAAGAACGGCATCGAGGCTGGGTCGAAGGGCCGCGCCGACAACAAGAACCCCAAGGGCCAGCGCCCGAACGCTGCGAGCGACGGCAACAACGGCTACGAGTGCGACGGCAACAACGGCATCGCCAAGGGCAACCCTGCGCACTCCGGGTGCACGGCGTCGGATGACAACCCGCCTGGTGAGAACCCGCCTGGTGAGAACCCGCCTGGTGAGAACCCGCCTGGTGAGAACCCGCCTGGTGAGAACCCGCCTGGTGAGAACCCGCCTGGTGAGAACCCGCCTGGTGAGAACCCGCCTGGTGAGAACCCGCCTGGTGAGAACCCGCCTGGTGAGAACCCGCCTGGTGAGAACCCGCCTGGTGAGAACCCGCCTGGTGAGAACCCGCCTGGTGAGAACCCGCCTGGTGAGAACCCGCCTGGTGAGAACCCGCCTGGTGAGAACCCGCCTGGTGAGAACCCGCCTGGTGAGAACCCGCCTGGTGACAACCCCGACGAGTCCGTCGACGTGCTGCCAGTGGTCATCGAGGGCCCAAGCACCCCGCCAGGTAGTGCCGTCCCCCCCACTGAAACCGAGTCGGGGACCTCTGATCAGAACGACGACGTCGCCGTCCTCGGGACGAAGTTCCCGGCGACTGCTGCGTGGGCTGGTCTGGACGGACCGCTGCCGTTCACGGGCGCGTCCGGCGTCCAGGCGCTGCTGGCAGCTGGCCTGCTGCTCATCCTGACCGGCGGGACGTTCCTGGCGGTCCGCCGGCGGCGCACCGCCTGA
- the aroC gene encoding chorismate synthase, translated as MLRWLTAGESHGPALVGVLEGLPAGVRITTDDVQAALARRRLGYGRGARMSFEQDAVRILGGVRHGRTLGGPVAIEVANTEWPKWETVMSADPVPDDVLAGQARNAPLTRPRPGHADLVGMQKYGFDDARPVLERASARETAARVALGAVAAAFLRDALGAGLVSHTVAIGPVGVPDDAELPTPDDVAALDADPVRCHDSETSAAMVAEIDACRRAGDTLGGVVEVLAYGVPPGLGSHVHWDRRLDSRLAGALMGVQAIKGVEIGDGFRTAGRRGSAAHDEIEHGPDGTLRRRTGRAGGLEGGMTTGGVLRVRAAMKPISTVPRALDTVDVATGEPAVAINQRSDVCAVPAAGVVAEAMVALVLADAALEKLGGDSVAEVRRNLEGYLAAIPELMRSGSVG; from the coding sequence ATGCTTCGTTGGCTCACCGCTGGGGAGTCCCACGGCCCGGCGCTGGTCGGCGTCCTCGAGGGGCTGCCCGCCGGCGTCCGGATCACCACTGACGACGTCCAGGCCGCCTTGGCCCGGCGCCGGCTCGGCTACGGCCGCGGCGCCCGGATGTCGTTCGAGCAGGACGCCGTCCGGATCCTCGGCGGCGTCCGGCACGGGCGCACCCTGGGCGGCCCGGTCGCCATCGAGGTCGCCAACACCGAGTGGCCCAAGTGGGAGACGGTGATGTCCGCCGACCCGGTGCCCGACGACGTCCTGGCCGGGCAGGCCCGCAACGCCCCGCTGACCCGCCCCCGCCCCGGGCACGCCGACCTCGTCGGGATGCAGAAGTACGGCTTCGACGACGCCCGCCCCGTGCTCGAGCGCGCCAGCGCCCGGGAGACCGCCGCCCGCGTCGCGCTCGGCGCCGTCGCCGCCGCCTTCCTGCGGGACGCGCTTGGGGCCGGCCTGGTCAGCCACACCGTCGCCATCGGTCCGGTCGGCGTCCCGGACGACGCCGAGCTGCCCACCCCGGACGACGTCGCGGCCCTCGACGCCGACCCGGTGCGGTGCCACGACAGCGAGACGAGCGCCGCGATGGTCGCCGAGATCGACGCCTGCCGGCGCGCCGGGGACACCCTCGGCGGCGTCGTCGAGGTTCTGGCCTACGGCGTGCCGCCCGGCCTGGGCAGCCACGTCCACTGGGACCGGCGGCTCGACTCGCGGCTCGCCGGGGCGCTCATGGGCGTGCAGGCCATCAAGGGCGTCGAGATCGGCGACGGGTTCCGGACGGCGGGGCGGCGCGGGTCGGCCGCCCACGACGAGATCGAGCACGGGCCGGACGGGACGCTGCGCCGGCGCACCGGGCGAGCCGGCGGCCTCGAGGGCGGCATGACCACCGGGGGAGTGCTGCGCGTGCGGGCGGCGATGAAGCCGATCTCGACCGTGCCGCGAGCGCTGGACACCGTCGACGTCGCCACCGGCGAGCCGGCCGTCGCCATCAACCAGCGCTCCGACGTCTGCGCGGTGCCCGCTGCGGGCGTCGTCGCCGAGGCGATGGTCGCGCTGGTCCTGGCCGACGCCGCACTGGAGAAGCTCGGCGGTGACTCCGTGGCCGAGGTCCGGCGCAACCTCGAGGGCTACCTCGCCGCGATTCCCGAGCTGATGAGGTCCGGCAGCGTAGGGTAG